A single genomic interval of Lathyrus oleraceus cultivar Zhongwan6 chromosome 7, CAAS_Psat_ZW6_1.0, whole genome shotgun sequence harbors:
- the LOC127107602 gene encoding non-specific lipid transfer protein GPI-anchored 30, which yields MKTKLNPFCLITFIILVTYVSIGSAQDNSCLNKLSPCLNYLNGTKNPPDSCCDPLKSLIKSDAACLCSLASNKGTRQAEKAGINVTEAQSLPGRCGQHVNPLSCLSNSGGSRNSDNNSAAKLMNMSWLVMMISVVSSIIHMLVVSV from the exons ATGAAAACCAAACTGAATCCATTTTGCTTAATTACATTTATTATATTAGTAACCTATGTCTCAATTGGAAGTGCTCAAGATAACTCTTGCTTAAACAAGCTATCACCTTGCTTAAACTATCTCAATGGCACTAAAAACCCACCTGATAGTTGCTGTGATCCATTAAAATCTTTGATTAAATCAGATGCAGCATGCTTATGTAGCTTGGCAAGTAACAAAGGTACAAGACAAGCTGAGAAGGCAGGTATTAATGTTACTGAGGCTCAGAGCTTGCCAGGAAGGTGTGGTCAACATGTTAATCCACTGTCATGCCTCTCAA ATTCTGGTGGTTCCAGGAACTCGGATAACAACTCAGCAGCAAAGTTGATGAACATGTCTTGGCTAGTCATGATGATTTCAGTTGTGTCAAGTATTATACACATGTTAGTAGTATCAGTTTAG